GGCGGAGCCGACCGCCCGGCCACCGGGCGCCGCTGGATCATCGACCCGATCGACGGGACCAAGAACTTCGTCCGCGGGGTGCCGGTGTGGGCGACGCTGATCGCCCTGATCGACCCGGCCGTGCACGCGGACCGGCCGGCGGTGGGTGTCGTGTCCGCGCCGGCGCTGGCCCGGCGCTGGTGGGCGGCCGCCGGCGGGGGTGCGCACGCCCGGTTCGCCGGCGGGCCGGCCCGGCGCTGCCGGGTGTCCGGGGTGAGCCGTCTGGCGGACGCGTCGCTGTCGTATTCCGAGCCGGGGGAGTGGCAGGCCGCGGGCCGGCTGCGGCCCTTCCAGACCCTGGTGCAACGCTGCTGGCGGACCCGCGCCTACGGCGATTTCTGGTCCTACCTGCTGGTCGCCGAGGGAGCGGTGGACATCGCCGCCGAACCCGACCTGAGCCTGTGGGACGTGGCCGCGCTGATCCCGATCGTGGTCGAGGCCGGGGGTCGATTCACGGCAATCGACGGTCAGCCATCCGGCGGCAGCGGCGGGAGCGCCTTGGCCACGAATGGCCTCCTGCATCCGGAGGTCATCTCGCTGCTGACCGGGTGAACCACACCCGGGTGGGTGATGCGGCGAGGCGAAGAAATCGTCGCAACGGCGGATCGACGACGAAAGTCACTTGTCGTTTTGGTGGTGCGATCACAGACCGATAACTCTTTTGCCTTTAGACTCCGTCGTTGTGATTCATGCGTCCAAGGTCAGCAAGCAGTACAAGGCCTCGACCCGGCCTGCGCTCGACGAGATCAACATCGACGTCGACAAGGGTGAGTTCGCCTTCGTCATCGGCCCGTCCGGCTCGGGCAAGTCGACGCTGCTGCGCCTTCTGATCAGGGAGGACGTGCCCACCGGGGGCGAACTCGAGGTCAACGGCGAGGACCTGGTGCACATGCGCCGGGGCAAGGTCGCCGCGCACCGGCGCAAGCTCGGCTGTGTCTTCCAGGACTTCCGGTTGCTGACGAACCGGACGGTCGAGCAGAACGTCGGGTTCGCGCTGGAGGTGATCGGCCGGTCCCGGGCCTCCATCAAGCAGACGGTGCCCGAGGTGCTGGAGATGGTCGGGCTGGAGGGCAAGGCCAACCGCATGCCCAACGAGCTCTCCGGCGGCGAGCAGCAGCGGGTGGCGATCGCCCGGGCGTTCGCCAACCGGCCCATCCTGCTGCTGGCCGACGAGCCGACCGGCAACCTGGACCCGGACACCAGCGCCGACATCATGCTGTTGCTGGAGCGGATCAACCGGACCGGCACGACGGTGCTGATGGCCACCCACGACAACACCATCGTGGACTCGATGCGCCGGCGGGTGATCGAACTGCAGCTGGGCAAGGTCGTGCGGGACGAGGCCCGCGGCGTGTACGGCGTCGGCCGCTAGGCCCGCCCACCGCCGCCCCGCCCCCCGCCCCCCGCCCACCTGGCCCCGCCTCACCGAACCGCCAGCACCCAGCCTGCAGCACTGCGCCGCAGACGAGAGGAACCCATGCGCGCCGGATTTGTCGTCACCGAAGTCCTCGTCGGATTTCGGCGCAACATCACCATGACCATCGCGATGATCCTGACCACCGCGATCTCCCTCGGCCTGCTCGGCGGCGGCCTGATCATCGCGCGGATGACCGACCAGATGCGCGACATCTACGGTGACAAGGTCGAGGTGACGATCTACCTCACCCCCGACATCTCCGCGCAGGACCCGGATTGCCGGCAGTCGCCCTGCCAGGACATCAGCCAGGCGCTGCAGGCCAACAGCGACGTCGAGACCGTCGACTTCGAGAGCCAGGCCGCCGCCTACGAGCGGTACAAGCAGCAGTTCGCCGGCCAGCCCGAGCTACTGGAGATCGGCTCGCCCGAGGCGCTGTCCGCGTCCTTCCACGTCAAGCTCTACGACCCGCAGCGCTACCGGGTCATCTCCGAACAGTTCTCCGGCCAGCCCGGCGTGCAGTCGGTGGCCGACCAGAGCGCGTTCCTGGACCGGCTGTTCAGCCTGCTCAACGGCGTGCGCAACGCGACCATCATCGTCGCCCTGATCCAGGCGCTGGCCGCCCTGCTGCTGATCTCCAACATGGTTCAGGTCGCCGCCTACACCCGCCGGACCGAGACCTCGATCATGCGGTTGGTCGGGGCGTCCCGCTGGCGCACCCAGCTGCCGTTCATGCTCGAGGCGGTCATCGCCGGTGTGGTCGGCGCGGCTTTGGCCATCGGCGGGTTGGTGGCCGCGAAGTTCCTGTTCGTGGACCAGGCCCTCGGGCCGGTGATCCG
This genomic window from Nakamurella multipartita DSM 44233 contains:
- the hisN gene encoding histidinol-phosphatase; this encodes MPVTDDVDRDLALALDLADLADEISLPRFGAADLQVTAKPDLTPVSDADLAVETALRERIARERPDDVVVGEEFGGADRPATGRRWIIDPIDGTKNFVRGVPVWATLIALIDPAVHADRPAVGVVSAPALARRWWAAAGGGAHARFAGGPARRCRVSGVSRLADASLSYSEPGEWQAAGRLRPFQTLVQRCWRTRAYGDFWSYLLVAEGAVDIAAEPDLSLWDVAALIPIVVEAGGRFTAIDGQPSGGSGGSALATNGLLHPEVISLLTG
- the ftsE gene encoding cell division ATP-binding protein FtsE — encoded protein: MIHASKVSKQYKASTRPALDEINIDVDKGEFAFVIGPSGSGKSTLLRLLIREDVPTGGELEVNGEDLVHMRRGKVAAHRRKLGCVFQDFRLLTNRTVEQNVGFALEVIGRSRASIKQTVPEVLEMVGLEGKANRMPNELSGGEQQRVAIARAFANRPILLLADEPTGNLDPDTSADIMLLLERINRTGTTVLMATHDNTIVDSMRRRVIELQLGKVVRDEARGVYGVGR
- the ftsX gene encoding permease-like cell division protein FtsX, giving the protein MRAGFVVTEVLVGFRRNITMTIAMILTTAISLGLLGGGLIIARMTDQMRDIYGDKVEVTIYLTPDISAQDPDCRQSPCQDISQALQANSDVETVDFESQAAAYERYKQQFAGQPELLEIGSPEALSASFHVKLYDPQRYRVISEQFSGQPGVQSVADQSAFLDRLFSLLNGVRNATIIVALIQALAALLLISNMVQVAAYTRRTETSIMRLVGASRWRTQLPFMLEAVIAGVVGAALAIGGLVAAKFLFVDQALGPVIRSGILPEIDTATLVWVSPILLAAGGGLAAISAYVTLRLYVRL